The genomic stretch ATTTCATGAGATCCAATAGAGTCAACAATGAAAACTTTCTaaacgaactctttgcaaaaTTTTAGCATCAGAGACATGTAAAGTACAAATAAAGAGCTCTGTCTGGTTACCCAGTAGCCACCCAACTTGGTTGCTCTGCCATGCTTtcggatcgtgtctaaaacaacttagtgcactcaactgtgcatctgatgagacaatgagaaaacctcttcatctagattatgCTGGGGGGATTGGACTTCTATTTAAAgagattaaaaatgttacttttagaAATTCTGAGAAATTCAATTGTAGAAAAGTATTATATTGGTGTgttgatataataaatacaaaagttcaAACAACTGttaatttttcttactttttaggTTGGACGTAATCAAATGTACAAATTGGGTGTGAAAATATACTCTTTGTACAATGGATTCTTGAACCCAATGTTTTATGACAAGGATATTTATGCTTCAAGTACTACAAAAAATAGAGCACTCTTGAGTGGAGAAGCATTCCTAGCTGGATTGTATCCTTCAGCAGGTTTCCAACCCAACAAGGAATTACTCCAGCAGTCCGTAGTTATACACCCCAACTCTCCAGATAAGTCTCAGGCAAGGCTTGCCTCTTTTCCATCGTATGTTATGTAGGCATACTATACTTCACCTGTTTAATTTCCtggttttctaaattttgctctattttcttttcaaagtgccttattttgtaaaacataaataatattctagaattaggaatttatttaaaatttaacttaatatgaaatagtattttattttatttacaactttatagacatatagttataaatatgttagttttcTGAGCCTGATTGTCTAAGTAAAACCAAAattcctattatttaaattttttttgaaatacctctaaaaactaagtattaaaaacagtacaaatttatataaataaatttaattctaaaaaatgtgttttttctttAGGTCATGATTGGCTGTCCCATGTATTTACAAGAGTTGGTGGCAGCAGCGAAAAGCTATGTTACAGATAATTATAGCAACTTGACTGTGGTTCTCAGTTACCTGTACGTCCATGGAGTTACTGGCAGTAGTGTAACCTCAGTCATGGATTTATATGCGTCGTGGGACACATTTACTACTACGGTATGAAGGTGCTCACATATTTCAACAAACTGCTTAGTAATATACATGTCTAAATCATAATAATCAAACTTTATGATAAACAAGAACTTTGTCAATATCATAATTAAGTGTAAGCAAATGAAGAATCagttaaaccaattttaagttcATTCTAATAAAACTTCCTGGGGTTAACAATAAAGtactatacattataatattacactcTAGTAATCAATTTCAGCGATATTAATTTCCCCAAGGACGTAATAATAGAAAATTCTATAgttgacaattttaaaagttgGAGGGTTACTAATTTCTGCAGGGGCATTTATGCAATAGTCAAATATCAAATATTACCAACTGAATTGACGActcaaataaaacttatttttatacaaaacatttttgaaaatacaatttttctgagTTATAAAtcccttaaaaaataaatgtatattgatTTACCAGccatactttttaataaaagagtGTATAATTGGGGAATCTTATTTCTCTTACACACTGATCTTGAAGCTatagtattattagtaaaatatcaataGAAACAGTTTGTATAGTTTTTCTTATGGCAATAGTTTAAAATGCCACCTAAATTTACATCTTGTTGGCTTTtatgctaaaaatattataaaataaacatttttgacttTTAGAAACCCAgcaatgaatataatttattatgataccACCATCAGAAGAGCTCCAGCCTCAGATTCTCCGTTTAGATGTCACGCTGCATACAGTCCGTGCCAACTAACCTAGCTCACTCCACTGATTAAACATTGTTGTATCATAACTAAATATGTTGAATTCATGAACGTATAACACAAGACAGCAACACTGAGGCTTATTGAGTAGGCCTAGTTTAAAGAAGACATTGTTAAAACGTAAACAAAATTTGACGAGAATTTCGGGGAGTGCTGGAGCACCTTCAGCATCTCCTTTGGCTACATTCTTGTCCATCTTGTAGTTTATTTTTAGGAGGGATGAGGACTCCGTCACTCAATTAACTGCTGAATAGGTTTCTCTACATAAAcatacctaatttaaaaaaaatctacttaaGATACTATAATTACGGCACTAACagtgatttaaaacaaaatataaatttcagaaaAGAGAGGGATACATCTTGCCAGAATGGACGAAAGACGTTTATCCTCAACCCATGGATGATTTAATTGGCAGACTATACTATTCATATTTTGCGTCAACTGACACTATAATCAGGCTTGTTATGGGTATGTAAAAACACAACTGTACAaagataatttttcaattattgattttttttgccCACCAATATTTTAGAAGAAACTAGCGCAATTAATAAATGtctatttttacaattgtaagcaaaaattcttaaaaaagtgAGATCAtccttatttgtatttttccaagGTTCTTTTTTAGACGAGGTGCTGTCTGTGATGAAGTCTGTAGTGAATGGAACACTGACTCCAGATCGTAAGATGTACTTCTACTCTGGACATGATATCTCCCTTGTTACCCTCCAAGCCATCTTGGGTATACCTCAGACTTCCATGATCACCTTGGTGGCATCTGGCTCTGGAATGGTACTGGAACTCCATCAGGATCCAAGCACAGAAGAGTTTTCTATTCAGGTACTCACCTGATAGCCTGGATGGCTCTTAACAtaattaacagttattaaaaacaatacttgaAAACAGCAATTAAAAACTAGTAGAgcttattatttttgaattactgtaatattaattacttacacCCCTCTTAGTTTTGGGTATTCCAACATTTATTGTGGAAATTGTTctaaatgtataacatttaagGGTTTTATGACAAGCTGAAGTAATATTCAAATACTTAAGAATTTTGGACATCatacttgtattttaaacaagGAAAGACCTAAAATGGGTTTAGTAATGAGGTAGAAATATAGATTATGAAGAGGTCTAAAATACCACCAGATGAGAAAACGGGCCCAAGTATATTCCCctgcaaatatttatattacactgtgtttatatttttatcttgaccaaactcatacatttttgtaataaggGTATTAAGAAGCCATACAACCTCACTCTGGTTACATCAATCAttaagtgttttaattattttcttcagGTACTCTACATAGATGGGAGCTCCCCAGACTTGAAACTTACTCCTCTGGTTATACCTGGTTGTGGATCCTCTTGTAGTTTTGACCAACTTCTCAACATTACACAGAAGTTTAGAAATGTTAGTTTTGAAAAGGAATGCCAACATAACAGTAGTTTAGAGAAAAATACAATTGATACCATTTACCACGGATGACCTtgttaatcaaataaattaactaaatttatttatctcttttcGACATTAacacaataatttgtttcatcttaaaatgtctttttatagtaatactgaaatatttgtaacaaattcatATTTCTATCTTCAACACTTGAAAGCATTTCTTAGAAAAAACTTTTGTAGAACTCAAATTCAATTTCAGTATAGCatcttataaactaaaattattgaaacttttgATTTTAAGTTGATACATTAATGTCAAGTTCATATCCAGTAATTACATAGTTCTATAACAGTAACTCTTTTGGAACAGATATTATTAaccaattttaaactatttgtctttaaaatttagtaaatgaaaattaatcCTAAAGTATTAGTAGAATGTTTTATTTGCTGTGGGGAGAAATTTGctttaaacaaattttggttAAGTAAGGAGATTGAAACTAGCCACTCACTAAAAACATGTAATGTAGTTCATAATGAATTGCAGCCTGTCTATCACTGATAGAAAAAATGTGaccataaatttcaataatttttcaagtATGTGTTTTATCTATCAGCATGTTCAATTattcttcatttatttcaataattctagATTTCAAAGcaaatttccccaaaaataaCATTAGCATGTTATTATGATGTAAGATTGGTGTTTGAGCAagtgtcattcttattcttagattatttgttgtagagccaatatAGTCTTTCAGGCATTTTTACATTAGATTTGATACACTAAGTTTTTTTAATCAtatgtcaaatttccaataattttgtaaacttttttatttgatgcTTTCGAATTCTGATGACTCTTCTGTTTGATTACAataccatgcatcttgatttattacatggatgtgcttcgttaaatttagtttccacatcagaataagctggtaattttggttttgatGTAATGTCCTTAAAGATAGGAAGCCTTTTacaaacaatacgtggaatacttttcaaaaaatgagcctgtcagtggagaattttgaaaaattatgtaagctactttaaaaatgtttttaattttttagagaccaggatgatattgtgctATTAATTTaggttactttcattgagctgtagcttttgATTCAttagcttctcaggatatcctcgttttaaaaacACATGATACAACAATAATTGTTAAGATCTTCACTGTCACTTCAAAGTTTTTTTGCTCATATAACCAGACTTTTTGGAATCGATCTTTTTACATAgacagggtgacaactgttgtagaaaaaaaatattaaaaagtattagtaggttttacattaattttgtgtttcaagtaaccttccttgatgtaaacgtcaatatccagaaatgtcACTgactgttgaaattttccaagtaaatttttaatttttattgaaggagttcaatgcgtttaagaaatctaaaagtttttcattattttctgtccataacttaaaaatgttgtctATATATCTAGTCTTTTATTTGAGAATTTGGAAACTCTTGTTCAAATTTCGCCATAAACAGATTTGCGTATAATGGAGCCATTCGggtacccatggctgttcctttcttttgtaaataaaatttgttttaaaatcaaaaacaattgGAAGACAGTATAAAACTTTTGAGAGCAATGATGAAGTTAGAGCTTggttttgaattaaaacaatttaatcaaTTACCAAAAGGAGCatggattgtaaatattaataggtTTGAAAGAGTTGTAAGTAAATGGCttaaagaaaatgtgttttactttgtaaatgaatatattgactgtgatattagttccttaagttttaaattttatcttgtttgGTTTGAatcaatatataaactaatttttgtttgatagttttatagttttaagattCTAAGTTTTAAACATCtaattgacatattttatattattattattgttgcatTGTTCGTTCGTTTATTGTCTATGTTTTTATGTTTCTTGtacaatttgtgtttttttttttttttttagcttatCATATAATGCTTCCCAAATTACTTTATATGATTACTCTCCTAGTTAAGTTagtaattttgtaagttttattgtcttttgtaatgtttctaataatttaaaaagaaatctatGTGTTCCTTAGACTATACTGCTGAAATTTTGTTGATTCATTACTGCTTAATAATTTGACAAAGTCTATTGTATTTGTTATGTTGCTTAGTgactaataaaaacatattgaatCTAACATACTATCCatacaactataattttaaaccaatacttttaattgatggaataaataagtatagtgataaaaccaattttattgtttacaacatatacttttatagatatattatctaaaagagttttgtttgGAAAATACCACAATGCTAGAAACCTGAgtatgacattttatattaacaaaaaacgtCACAGTCCTGCCAATATTATATGCTTCAGCAGATGACCAGTTATTGTTTGCTGTGTTAATACACAATTCAAGTTACATCTCAATTCATACTATACATTTTAAGCTgaaacacaaaatgaaaattatcatTCTGTACAGGGGGGGGGTGAGGGTGATAAAACTTCCCTCAGAGAgccttaacataaaaaatatatgcatataacatcagtaaaatttgtttaaaattcttcagcagttaaaagttttaattaaaattaggccTATTCAATTTAGATTTGTTCTTTACCCTCGGTGTGCTGTGCTCTTTAATCACATACATCCCCCTCCTCGAAAGCCAAGTCCTAGTTATGCCAGAACTATATAGCCTATGGTAGCAATAATCTCTCTATCTACAGATGAAAATTAGTAAATCTTtccttaaaaactataaaaaagctgCATtccttattttacatttattactttagcCTTTTTCTTTGTCTACCATCACGGTCACAGTTATTccacattaaacattaaatactacaaatattaaggtattgaaataaatattgagttgtaataatgttttttatatgtaaagaaaACTTAGGTCAGCCCTTTCAGATACCATTTCTGAAGacagaaacaatttaaattgttttgactATTCAACAAAGAATGATAGGAGTTTGAAGGGGAATTTTGGGACATCTAAAACACCTGAAGAAAGGCGGTTCTAGTTAAGGATCTGgatgttttacattatatacatgATAAGTGACTGGTAAGGTAGTGACAtgcttttatttatacaaaattaatttccttaagaaaaaaattatcaaaaaacatgtattttcttaaattaaacattttaacatctgtttgtaaaaattaacatcttaatggttttaatttttgttccttAACACTGTTATTTTGCTgaaatgttttgctgttttttttacatgaatatgtttgtagagtttagatatatacctttatatacaaaaagttatttttagtgcagtttttaaaatttttgttattgttgtttttttaagtcATTTTCACTATCCGTGTTCGTGTCTCATCACGTAAACGAATCTAATCGTCTGTGCATCCCATATTTCCATagaacaataaacattaaaaattaaatcataaaatacttCAGGATGGGTGACATGCAACAACATGCGGTTGCTATCTGTACAGTGCAACTGCATCGAACTCacaggaagtgctgacatctagcaGAAAAGCCAGAACTACTTGCTTGATGTGCGGCtgtcatagaaatgcttcttgcTCAATATTATGACAGAcaacagtataaaacaggaacaaTGTACTTATGCTTAGCACACTTTTATGCATAtgctatgaacgtaatattacataaaaaaccatGAAAGGGTTAAAAAGTACTGAACTCACACCCAGagtgtaaaaatttacatttttatcagccatttttatttgggCCCGATTACAAAGTTGTCTACCTTTCCtattttaaatgcctgtaattccACATAGAGTGATATTCTGTGTCCTTTTACAGTATTGATTACAGAACAGCGCTGTTTTAGGCTTTGGTTTCTCATAATTTTTTCCCATCTGGTTTGGTTCTTTTGATCTTCGATTTGTTTTGATTCACTCATGTCACTTGGGCTGTCACCATAAATCTTCTTACCCACAATGTCTGACAACATTTAGTTGGAGATGGTAATGAGTTTCCTGCGCAAATAAAAACAAAGAGTAATATTAATAGACTTTAAGTGCAAGGAAGTGTGCATTTAACTTTGGCAAATCATTCCATGATGCAATAAAGTTTCAAACATGAATtctttttattctgaaatatgattttaacaaagaattcagtcatataatatttttatagaaaacttaaaaaagttgTTGTAAACTCTCCATAGCTATTAATTTAATcctaaaaattattaagaaaatttgttaatattttaacccaTAAAAAACATTCATGAGCCGCTTATATAAGGAGATGAATTTTGCTCTAAAACACTTTATGTTCATAGCATACTTAGGGTAAGCTGAAGTGTATACTTATTGGAACCACTGTATCAGATGAACAATTCTCAACTGCAATCTTTTGTAAAAAGCCGGCATCACTATTTTACCTGAGATTGGTAACGCTGCAGAATGTTTCTGCAGTACTTGTACCCAGTGTCGCTGTTTTTCActtgataaataattttgttatggaaataaaagtagtaaatgaaacagattatttttcttttcactCTGGAGATTTAAGAATTGTTCAATAAAATCTCAATGATAGTATTCTTATTGTAGTTCTAAAGTGAATACAGTAttcttttaatatacaataattacctTAAATATCATGACTACCAAGACTCTTATTAATTATGTGTGGGGCAATCATTTCTGAAACACAATAACACATTAGCTCATAGTGTTCTAACTAATTTCAAAATGCTGCTTTACATTGGTTGTACATGATTATGGTCTCAAAAGTGGAAAGAGCAAGAATATTACTGATTTTAGAGGGATACAAACAATAAgttaatgtgttataaaaaatggagaatttaatttgaattctTTTGGTTTTTGTCATGGAAGAATATAATATCAATTCTTTATTCACTATGGGTTACTCTGTAACTTGTTCCTTTTCAACTATTTATGAACACGAgattttaacttgtattttaatgtatttaaaaagaacatgatttaaaaaaatcttcatttattttaatttattttgagtgaTTATTTGAATTACGAGGCATGATGTTCTTCAAAATTCTGCCTGAACCCTTAAACTGATTTCCAGAGAAGACCTTTAAAACTTTTTCGAGAGATTTGCTGCTGGAGTGTCCAACCTATACTATGAAAGTATTTGTTTAATGGAGAACACACAACTTTTGACAAACACTGATACATAGACTAATTGTAATGTAAACATTATGATCTTTGCTCTGTTCTAAGAATATGTGCAATGAAAAAATGTTCTATTCCATTCTATTGTATTCATCAGTTTTATAATTGGAATATACATATTCCACTAAAATCCTTAGTTAAGTATTCAACCGTATAAAGACTAACTACTTGGCTGAAAATATGTTTGCCTGATGGTCATATAACTATTCTTTACAAGTCTGACggttaattttaagataaaaacatatctgaggaaaaaatatatatataatatttttaacccttcccaTATAAAACATACTCAAAGTAGTTGGTTGAATTTGTACGtaatctttaaaaaagtaataaaatctgcTTCTATTGTTGGGTAGGTTTTCAATAACGAAAAAGAACATGTAAAATGGGTATGATTATTAATAGGCTGTATGTAGACAATATTTCTTAGACTTTTACTGTCTATTtaagcaattaaatatatattaatattgtcaaAGACATTAGTTAGAGTAAAACCCAAAGCCAATATATTAGCTAAATTCAATTAAACCTAATGGAGAGGGAGTCCCAGTAAGTAAACAATACTCTGTAGGATTAACTCAGTGCCTTATTGGTAATTGGACCTTAACTAAACTGTGCCCTTGGGTTATGAGCAAACTTCTGCCAATTTGATccaacaaaactgaaacataGAACAAAgagaagtattatttaaaagcctgatttattttaatatactactcAAATTTAGTGTAATAAACGTAACTTTTGTCTACCAGTAAATGGTGCACttctttgaatataataaattgtttgtatttaaacaattagttttgaatttggaatgttatttttaaatttttaaaatatgtttccattAAAACCTGCAATTAAATGGGTAGTCAAACATTATATAGGTAGGTCAGATGaccattcaaaaataattatttttatcaatgaaaaaGGAGTTAAGGACATTTGTATTAACAATCTGTTTTAGACGATTTTCAAAGAAATTTgactatagtaaatttatttctctaAGCTTGAAACAATGACATATGgtaaaaaagcgtctacttccatTCATAATAATCTACTTCTAGCTTAAGATATTTCCGGTGCCTTAGTAATGTTTGCTTTTTGTTTGAATCAAGAAAGTATacaccaacaaaatttataatggaaacaaatctgttaaaatttaaaaaagaagtcaaagattatttaactaatttgtctctatattcttttgaggaatatttcaatacaaaaaccaattaattcatttaaagaagaattgaagataaattgttgagatgttacgattgtattttttttttttacttatattttaaaattaatattagtatttagtttcattgtagtgacgctattctttgtaccttgtacatattacagaataaagtagtttgactatgactatgactatgactatgcaTTGGTCTGAAAAGTCTGCTTTGGTTAAAAAACAGCTACTTTgtcattgtaatctacttctggtCTAAGTTATT from Homalodisca vitripennis isolate AUS2020 chromosome 2, UT_GWSS_2.1, whole genome shotgun sequence encodes the following:
- the LOC124354823 gene encoding lysosomal acid phosphatase-like isoform X2; this encodes MSSHSNSVLLTVVIFSVNVIIYTLNLSTSSAFDQDKENTYNGSRASDTLKLLVVISRHGNRGPLFDLPYSPYPVNDTKYWPYGIEQLTAVGRNQMYKLGVKIYSLYNGFLNPMFYDKDIYASSTTKNRALLSGEAFLAGLYPSAGFQPNKELLQQSVVIHPNSPDKSQVMIGCPMYLQELVAAAKSYVTDNYSNLTVVLSYLYVHGVTGSSVTSVMDLYASWDTFTTTKREGYILPEWTKDVYPQPMDDLIGRLYYSYFASTDTIIRLVMDEVLSVMKSVVNGTLTPDRKMYFYSGHDISLVTLQAILGIPQTSMITLVASGSGMVLELHQDPSTEEFSIQVLYIDGSSPDLKLTPLVIPGCGSSCSFDQLLNITQKFRNVSFEKECQHNSSLEKNTIDTIYHG
- the LOC124354823 gene encoding lysosomal acid phosphatase-like isoform X1 gives rise to the protein MSSHSNSVLLTVVIFSVNVIIYTLNLSTSSAFDQDKENTYNGSRASDTLKLLVVISRHGNRGPLFDLPYSPYPVNDTKYWPYGIEQLTAVGRNQMYKLGVKIYSLYNGFLNPMFYDKDIYASSTTKNRALLSGEAFLAGLYPSAGFQPNKELLQQSVVIHPNSPDKSQVMIGCPMYLQELVAAAKSYVTDNYSNLTVVLSYLYVHGVTGSSVTSVMDLYASWDTFTTTKREGYILPEWTKDVYPQPMDDLIGRLYYSYFASTDTIIRLVMGSFLDEVLSVMKSVVNGTLTPDRKMYFYSGHDISLVTLQAILGIPQTSMITLVASGSGMVLELHQDPSTEEFSIQVLYIDGSSPDLKLTPLVIPGCGSSCSFDQLLNITQKFRNVSFEKECQHNSSLEKNTIDTIYHG